The Solanum stenotomum isolate F172 unplaced genomic scaffold, ASM1918654v1 scaffold9093, whole genome shotgun sequence region GATGGTGAAATCGAATAGGCATTAAAATAGGATATGATGAGGGGTGGGGGGAGAGGATTTTGGTGGAGTGGATGAAAATTGGGtatgaaaaattgattaaagaaatattaaaaaataaagaagatgaattgcatgtgaagaagaagaagaggcgtGGTGTGGGGGTGGGGTTAGGGCGGTAGTGGAAAgatgattttgatttaatttttttaactttatttattacaaaatgtgtttttttttttaatttttcaccaCGTCAATTTTAGGgggtaaaaaaattcatttatgaATAGTAAAGTGTGTATAACTAACTTTTCTAGATAAGCTTAGAAGTGAATTTATGTCTCTTCcctaaatataatttataggaaagattattattatatttttggtataaatttccgGGATAAATATTCATGGTATAAGTTATTATGTCGCAATTCTTTTTGTTATCAaatgtgaatatatattttaGCATATATAcggtataattttttatatctaCAGAAAAGAGTCAAAATTGCCTctgaactatatgaaatagatcaTTTATATCCTTcgttatattttgggataaaaaatgcccctactgttatcctaagagaccacaaataccctcaagagttaacaccccaaatttttgttggcgtggcaagccacgtgggactaatccttccacctaagcgttgccaactaggattcactacaaaagaactagacctttagcggcaacaacagtcgccacaaaagcccagaaaatcgtcactaaaagtttttaacattaaattctaattttgtgtttttttcttcattgttttaaaaaaatcaaatatgatatcgattaagtaggagtttgaagacactatatgttttatttttgtgtcatatgtaaatgtataaaatgtacaatgatgcattatatatatatagtaggagatttgaatcgagaagtaattttgattatttttcgtaataatattggatgtttttaatNGTtgcaatcgaaaattaattatcatatttttttgttgaaaaaataggttttactagcgaatggttgttggagccttagtcgccactaaaaatcactcataacctttagtggcaatattttgggattctgtggcgactttgtcgccactaaaagtcaagttcttttgtagtaaatcttagttggcaatgcttagttggagggattagtcccatctggcttgccacgtcactaaaaaaattggggtgttaactcttgagggtatttgtggtctcctgggataactgcgggggtattttttatcctaaaatgtaatggagggtataagtggtctatttcgcatagttcaggggcaattttgacccttttccgttatATCTAAAATATACCATGTATCTTTATGATAGACATATAATTTATTGCAAAGACATATTATTGTtacatttaaatatataaatttatgggataaatattattattattcatgagtttatatttttttaaaaaaacaaagtagatggaaaaaataaataaaataaaatatttttaaaaagacaatAAAGTACTGATAAACGTGGCAAACATGATATCATTTCCTATAAATGCGTTGATTTATATCTAAGTAGCTTTCAGATTTTAAGGTTGACCTTAAATATAGGCAACCATTTTCGAGTGGGTAGGTTAGGTTTTATCCTATAAAATTGTTATTATAGTACgtagtaaatattttaaatgcCATAATTGATAATCAAATTAATATGGctatgtatgtttttttttttcaaagtatcCAAAAATCAACATTGTTTCCATTGCTCAATAATTTCGTGTACAATTAAACACAATAATGGAGAAGTctaattagaagaagaaaaatatgaaatttgtatatatcACAAAGTTATTTGAGGGTGGGTGGAACTTGGAAGTCTTCTACTCTTCTTAGAAAGTGTCTGGAAGTGGAAACCATAATTAAAGGACACATGCACGCATAATATCtgtcaaatatattataacatttttttcatttgactTAATGAGTAGAGTATGCTGttcacattttttattattatttaggtGTTCCCTTCAATTCCCATCTGCCAGTGGAAAATATGAACAAAATTAATGAGTTTATTCAATTCTTCAGTTGGATCATTTGTGGAGATATATGAAAACCAATACTTATTCTCTCACATCAACGATTAGTGAAGAGTAATGGAATCACCGTTGTTGGAATATGACTTGTCCAGTGGCGATCTTATCGCCTCCGATGGTGACTACAGGCCTATTTCTGACAtgaatttgaatgaattgtgggCTGTATTTTGGATTGAGACAGTAAAACTATGGGAGATTGGAGGACCAATTGCTTTAAATATAATGTGTCAATACGGATTTTACGCTATCACTGTTGCTTTCTGTGGTCATCTTGGACCAACACAACTCGCTGCTGTTACCCTTGCTCTAACTGTTATTTCTACTTTCGCTTTCGGCTTCATGGTAAGTCCCCTGTTTCCTTAATGTgcatttaataaaattatcattcgTTTGTTATTATATTAATGATCAAATCAATCTGTAGATGGGCATGGGGAGTGCTTTAGAGACTCTCTGTGGGCAGGCATTTGGTGCTGGGCAAATACACATGCTTGGAATTTACACACAGCGCTCAATGATTATTCTACTCCTCAGTACCTTCCTTGTCTTACCAATATACATTTTCACTACTCCTATACTTCACTTCTTAGGCCAACATCATGATACTGCTGTTGTTGTTGGAAAGTTCACCATGTTAATTATACCTGAATTATTTTCCCTCTCTATCACTATTCCCACTGCAAAATTTCTTCAAGCTCAGAGTAAAGTTGGCGTGCTGGCCTGGATTGGTTTTGTGGCTCTCCTACTCCATGCTCTTCTCCTCTGGCTCTTCATTTATGTATTCAATTGGGGTTTAACCGGGGCAGCTATATCACTTAATCTTGTATGCTGGATCAACGCCCTAGCTCAATTTGCTTACGTTGTTTTTCAATGCAAGGATGGGTGGATGGGATGGTCTTGGTCTGCATTCGATGACATGTG contains the following coding sequences:
- the LOC125853082 gene encoding protein DETOXIFICATION 35-like is translated as MESPLLEYDLSSGDLIASDGDYRPISDMNLNELWAVFWIETVKLWEIGGPIALNIMCQYGFYAITVAFCGHLGPTQLAAVTLALTVISTFAFGFMMGMGSALETLCGQAFGAGQIHMLGIYTQRSMIILLLSTFLVLPIYIFTTPILHFLGQHHDTAVVVGKFTMLIIPELFSLSITIPTAKFLQAQSKVGVLAWIGFVALLLHALLLWLFIYVFNWGLTGAAISLNLVCWINALAQFAYVVFQCKDGWMGWSWSAFDDMWPFVKLSIESALMLSLEIWFPMSVVLIAGYLKDPVTAVGTLSICSTLSEWQEMFFVGINAAISVRVSNELGLGHARATKYSVYVTLFQSLLVGILCMIVVLAVRNHLAILFTDNEVLIKSVSELAQFLGVAMLLSSVHPVISGVAIGCGCQGLVAYINLGSFYAFAIPLGYVLGSVANLGVMGLWGGMIAGLALQTLLLSFILYRIDWNKEVEQTMKRMQIWGDQDLETERIKL